DNA from Asanoa sp. WMMD1127:
CTATGCGGAGTTTTTCGGTACGTGGTTTGCTGGTCCCCGCTGTTGATGAGACATCGGGGTTGAGAGACCTCCTTCGTTGAGATGGAGGCCGACTCAGGCGCCGCTGCTCGAAAACGGCCAACCGGCCGCACGGCGTTCGGCCGCCAGTTTCGACAAGGAGATACACATGGCGCAGGGAACCGTGAAGTGGTTCAACGCAGACAAGGGCTTCGGCTTCATCACCGTCGACGGCGGGGGTGCTGACGTGTTCGTCCACTTCTCGGCCATCCAGACCAGCGGCTACCGCACGCTGGAGGAGAACCAGCGGGTGGAGTTCGAAATCGCCCAGGGCCAGAAGGGTCCGCAGGCCGAGCAGGTCCGCCCCATCTGACGTTTCACGAACCAGACGTATAGACCGGCACGCGCCGGTCGCGATTGAGTCGAGCTCCGCACCCTGCCCTGTGTGCGGGGCTCGATTCGTGTCCGGGCCCATGCTCACGGCTGCCGCTTCGCGCGGTTGCGGGCCCGCAGGCCGACGACGAGCAGCACGAGCCCGAGGACGACCACGATCGGGCCGACGATCGTCCACACGTCGTCGCCCGACATGAGGCTGCCCCGCAGGTAGCCGAGGCCCTGCAGGGTCCACACCAAACCGACGACGACGGCCAGCAGGCCGAGCGTCAGGCGGAACCAGCCCGTCATGTCGTCACCACCGGTCGTGGACCGCCGGCCGGATGAGCTCGTCGTAGGTGTCGCGCACGGTGCCCAGCGCGTCCGGCGTGAGTGGCGACAGGTCGGCCGCGACCAGGTTCGCGCGTGCCTGCTCGGGGTTGCGGGCGCCGGGGATCACCACGGTCACGCCAGGCTGGTCGATCACCCAGCGCAGCGCGAACTGGGCCATGGTGGCGCCGGCCGGCACGTGCGGGCGCAGCCGGTCGACCGCGCGCAGGCCCGTCTCGAAGTCGACACCCGAGAACGTCTCGCCGGCGTCGAACGCCTCGCCGTGGCGGTTGTAGGTGCGGTGGTCGTCGGCCGCGAACGTCGTGCCCGCGTCGTAGCGGCCGGAGAGCAGGCCGCTGGCCAGCGGGACGCGGGCGATGATGCCGACGCCGGCCGCCTGGGCCGCCGGGAGCACCTGGTCGAGCGGCTTGAGCCGGAACGCGTTCAGGATGATCTGGACACTGGCCACCTGCGGGCGGGCGATCGCGGTCAGCGCCTGGTCGACGGTTTCCACGCTGACGCCGTACGCCGCGATCGCGCCGTCGTCGACCAGCGCGTCGAGCGCGTCGAAGATCTGGTCGTCGTGGAACACGGCGGTCGGCGGGCAGTGCAGCTGCACCAGGTCGAGCCGGTCGACGCCCAGGTTGGCGCGGGACCGGTCGGTCCAGGCCTTGAAGTTGGCCGCGGTGTAGTTGGCGTGCTCCTGCGGCACCCGGCGGCCCATCTTGGTGGCCACCATGAGCTGTTCCGGTCGCCGGCGGAGGAACCGGCCGATGAGCTGCTCGCTGCGGCCGTCACCGTAGACGTCGGCGGTGTCGATGAACGTGGCGCCCGCGTCGACGGCGGCGTCGAGCGTGGCGAACGCGTCGTCGTCGCTCACCTCGCCCCAGTCGGCGCCGAGCTGCCAGGCGCCCAGACCCACCACGGACACGTCCCGGCCGATCCGGCCGAACCTGCGGTACTCCACGGTGGCACCCTATCTGGAACGTTTAAAGGGGCTTGCCGGCGGTCCCGCATGCTCCGTAGTCTCGCTAACAAGACGGACGTACGGTTTGGAGGATGCGATGTGGGACCCCGCGGTCTACGGGCGCTTCGGTGACGAGCGCTCCCGCCCCTTCCACGAGT
Protein-coding regions in this window:
- a CDS encoding cold-shock protein; this encodes MAQGTVKWFNADKGFGFITVDGGGADVFVHFSAIQTSGYRTLEENQRVEFEIAQGQKGPQAEQVRPI
- a CDS encoding aldo/keto reductase — protein: MEYRRFGRIGRDVSVVGLGAWQLGADWGEVSDDDAFATLDAAVDAGATFIDTADVYGDGRSEQLIGRFLRRRPEQLMVATKMGRRVPQEHANYTAANFKAWTDRSRANLGVDRLDLVQLHCPPTAVFHDDQIFDALDALVDDGAIAAYGVSVETVDQALTAIARPQVASVQIILNAFRLKPLDQVLPAAQAAGVGIIARVPLASGLLSGRYDAGTTFAADDHRTYNRHGEAFDAGETFSGVDFETGLRAVDRLRPHVPAGATMAQFALRWVIDQPGVTVVIPGARNPEQARANLVAADLSPLTPDALGTVRDTYDELIRPAVHDRW